The genomic DNA TTTGGAATAAATGAGACGAAAATATGTAAACTTCCCAAAATTGAAATCCCCATTTTCATATACAATCAATATTTAGGATCTTTTGTAGTATGGTCAAACAAAAGTGAAATTTTCAATTGTCAAAAATATTTTGAAATGCTTTCAAATCTAATTATAGATGGAGTAATGAAAGGATTTCAAAGTAAAAATACAACGTTACTTTCTCGAAAAGAGGAGGAACTACATACAATCTTACAAAACATGCCTGTTATGGTTGATGCACTTGATTATAATGGAGATTTTGTTTTGTGGAATCGCGAATGTGAAATTGTGACAGGCTATACTGCAGAAGAGGTAATTGGAAATCCAAACGCACTTCGATTACTGTATCCTGATCATAATTATCGTCACGAGATACAAAAGAAATTTTTGACTCGCGGAAAGAACTTTAGAGATTGGGAAATGCGCTTAACATGTAAAAATGGTGAAATTAAAACGATAATGTGGTCCAATATATCAGAACAGTTTCCTGTAAGTGGATTTAGTTATTGGGCTGTTGGGGTAGATATTACACATTTAAAAGCAATAGAAGAGAAATTAAAACAACAAACGTCTGAATTGGAATTAATTTTTAAGGCTTTACCAGATTTATGTTTCTTAACAGAAGATGATGGAACAATTATTGATTATAAAGCAGGATCCCCTACAAAATTTTACGTACCCGCAGAAGCTTTTATGGGAAAAAAGTTTTACGAAGTATTACCATCTACAGTAGCACAAAAATTTCAAGAAGCAATTTGTCAAGTGAAAGAAAAAGGAACAAATACAATTATTGAATATCCACTTACAATTAATGAAAGTATCGATTTCTTTGAAGCTAGATGTTTACCGTTATTGCATGATAAAATTATGATTATTGTACGGGATATTACAGAGCGAAAAAAGACAGAAGAATTGCTAAATAAATCAGATACACTTGCAGC from Bacillus basilensis includes the following:
- a CDS encoding ATP-binding protein — its product is MNARLMELIDVSTIETMAEQFYQLTNISHQLLDAEKECIFSFGINETKICKLPKIEIPIFIYNQYLGSFVVWSNKSEIFNCQKYFEMLSNLIIDGVMKGFQSKNTTLLSRKEEELHTILQNMPVMVDALDYNGDFVLWNRECEIVTGYTAEEVIGNPNALRLLYPDHNYRHEIQKKFLTRGKNFRDWEMRLTCKNGEIKTIMWSNISEQFPVSGFSYWAVGVDITHLKAIEEKLKQQTSELELIFKALPDLCFLTEDDGTIIDYKAGSPTKFYVPAEAFMGKKFYEVLPSTVAQKFQEAICQVKEKGTNTIIEYPLTINESIDFFEARCLPLLHDKIMIIVRDITERKKTEELLNKSDTLAAIGQLAAGVAHEVRNPLTVIKGFIQLFQINIEDQEKYFDLMLSEIERIEAILQEFLSIAKTDEISTEKKNIYQIFKNVVSLINTKAIMTNIQVELYTDSKDIILECSENQLKQVFINILQNSIEAMPDGGKIAIHIKEINDEGVIIHVIDEGIGIPEERIKRLGEPFYSTKEKGTGIGLMLSYKIIESHQGKISIMSEVGVGTTVNIYLPKAQSKKSLSNYDDRFESMRPIINS